One part of the Granulicella arctica genome encodes these proteins:
- a CDS encoding NAD(P)H-dependent oxidoreductase translates to MNVLIVAAIQEPKNFNAAMLAVAREALTAQGHSVQISDLYDMGFDPVSDRRNFLTSKDPSYLKQQVEEVYAFEQNGFESFLQGEMDKLLWCDLLIFQFPLWWFGLPAILKGWVDRVFAMGVAYGYGRHYDKGVFKGKRAMVVTTTGGPEVSYLPGGAYGEMDVILFPIQHGIFAFCGFDVLAPFVAWSPAHGSTEDRNQTLDRYRERLHLLDGEQPLTFERFKAAPRISENTNALT, encoded by the coding sequence ATGAATGTCCTCATCGTCGCCGCCATCCAGGAACCGAAGAATTTCAACGCCGCCATGCTTGCTGTCGCACGCGAAGCGCTCACCGCGCAAGGTCACTCGGTCCAGATCTCCGACCTTTACGACATGGGTTTTGATCCGGTGAGCGACCGCAGGAACTTTCTTACGAGCAAAGATCCGTCCTATTTGAAGCAACAGGTGGAAGAGGTCTACGCCTTCGAGCAGAATGGCTTCGAGTCCTTCCTTCAGGGAGAGATGGACAAGCTGCTCTGGTGCGATCTGCTCATCTTTCAGTTTCCTTTGTGGTGGTTCGGCTTGCCCGCCATTCTTAAAGGGTGGGTGGACCGCGTCTTTGCCATGGGTGTTGCTTACGGGTATGGCCGCCATTACGACAAGGGCGTGTTCAAGGGAAAGCGCGCCATGGTTGTCACGACGACCGGCGGCCCGGAGGTGTCGTACCTGCCGGGGGGCGCGTATGGCGAGATGGACGTTATCCTGTTTCCTATCCAGCACGGTATCTTCGCCTTCTGCGGATTCGATGTGTTGGCTCCTTTCGTTGCCTGGAGTCCAGCGCATGGCTCGACTGAAGACCGCAACCAGACACTCGATCGTTACCGCGAACGCCTGCACTTGCTCGATGGTGAGCAGCCACTCACGTTTGAGCGGTTCAAAGCTGCACCGCGAATCAGCGAAAATACCAACGCTCTTACTTAG
- a CDS encoding HipA family kinase yields MAVLAVQAIRRMRGGAQSQLMLGADGKLWVVKFQNNPQHLRVLANELIATRLAEAVGLSVPVTDVVEVSAWLVTNTQDMSVELSRGARERYRPGLQFGSQFVGGLMPGQVVDYLPEQQLEEVRNLAEFSGMLCIDKWTGNCNGRQAVFERRARERKYRATFIDQGFCFNAGEWTFPDSPLRGVYARNQVYARVTGWPSFEPWLSRIETIDATTLWRIAEAVPPEWYGGDLSDLERLMEQLLLRRGRVRELIASFRDSDRAPFPLWSRTSTIAVPQQFAEPKIFRGTGKFVM; encoded by the coding sequence TTGGCAGTTCTAGCAGTGCAGGCAATCCGAAGAATGCGTGGCGGCGCGCAGAGCCAGTTGATGCTCGGCGCCGACGGTAAGCTGTGGGTCGTCAAGTTCCAGAACAACCCGCAGCACCTCCGCGTCCTCGCCAACGAGCTCATCGCCACGCGCCTGGCAGAGGCCGTCGGCCTCAGTGTCCCGGTCACCGACGTCGTCGAGGTATCGGCCTGGCTCGTCACCAACACGCAGGACATGAGCGTCGAGCTCTCCCGCGGCGCACGCGAGCGCTACCGCCCCGGCCTCCAGTTCGGCAGCCAGTTCGTCGGCGGCCTCATGCCCGGGCAGGTCGTCGACTACCTCCCCGAGCAGCAGCTCGAAGAGGTCCGCAACCTCGCCGAGTTCAGTGGCATGCTCTGCATCGACAAGTGGACCGGCAACTGCAACGGACGTCAGGCCGTCTTCGAGCGCCGCGCCCGCGAACGCAAGTACCGCGCCACCTTCATCGACCAGGGCTTCTGCTTCAACGCAGGCGAGTGGACCTTTCCCGACAGCCCCCTGCGCGGCGTCTACGCCCGCAACCAGGTCTATGCCCGCGTCACCGGCTGGCCCAGCTTCGAGCCCTGGCTCAGCCGCATCGAGACCATCGACGCCACCACCCTCTGGCGCATCGCCGAGGCCGTCCCGCCCGAGTGGTACGGCGGAGACCTCAGCGACCTCGAGCGCCTGATGGAGCAGCTACTCCTCCGCCGAGGCCGCGTGCGCGAACTCATCGCATCCTTTCGAGACTCGGACCGCGCACCGTTCCCGTTATGGTCCAGAACCAGCACCATCGCCGTCCCACAGCAGTTCGCAGAACCAAAGATCTTCCGCGGTACCGGTAAGTTTGTTATGTAA
- a CDS encoding DUF3037 domain-containing protein, whose translation MKTRLPCEFFLIRYVPDVVKGEFTNIGVLLREAGRDDTAVLRFTRDWSRVRCVDAAADTEMLEALEVEIGARLRTSATDIKPVMQVLEDTLANSLQITEPRACLAESIPAELNQLMRMYVEPIKVKTTRLRTGRAAITAAMRSEFETAGVWPLMRKRITASLYTAPGDPMKLDCGYRPNGVIRIFHAVSLEGDLEAAKVLAFSAPQLIEGIARIEQAKLELTAIVEPARQLDDETTDSYRFGVETMQRQSIRVMTVADLPRIAETARVELRL comes from the coding sequence ATGAAAACCCGGCTGCCCTGCGAGTTCTTCCTCATCCGCTACGTCCCCGACGTCGTCAAAGGAGAGTTCACAAACATCGGCGTCCTGCTCCGCGAGGCCGGACGCGACGACACCGCCGTCCTCCGCTTCACCCGCGACTGGAGCCGCGTCCGCTGCGTGGACGCCGCCGCCGACACCGAGATGCTCGAGGCCCTCGAGGTCGAGATCGGCGCGCGCCTCCGCACCAGCGCCACCGACATCAAGCCGGTCATGCAGGTACTGGAGGACACGCTCGCCAACTCGCTCCAGATCACCGAACCCCGCGCCTGCCTCGCCGAAAGCATCCCCGCCGAGCTCAACCAGCTCATGCGCATGTACGTCGAGCCCATCAAGGTCAAGACCACGCGCCTCCGCACCGGACGCGCCGCCATCACCGCCGCCATGCGCTCCGAGTTCGAAACCGCAGGCGTCTGGCCGCTGATGCGCAAACGCATCACCGCATCGCTCTACACCGCGCCCGGCGATCCCATGAAGCTCGACTGCGGCTACCGCCCCAACGGCGTCATCCGCATCTTCCACGCCGTCTCGCTCGAAGGCGACCTCGAAGCAGCAAAGGTATTGGCCTTTTCAGCGCCGCAGCTCATCGAAGGCATCGCCCGCATCGAGCAGGCAAAGCTCGAGCTCACCGCCATCGTCGAGCCAGCCCGACAGCTCGACGACGAAACCACCGACAGCTACCGCTTCGGTGTAGAAACCATGCAGCGCCAGTCCATCCGCGTCATGACCGTCGCCGACCTGCCCCGCATCGCCGAAACCGCAAGAGTCGAACTACGTCTCTAA
- a CDS encoding DUF5367 family protein produces MKVHDIASLLFAGLAIWVIGTIYYGLRGPAVLETTSLRYWANFILSPVLSAVICIAILRLLGLPSSAWASATLLLALPGMFGEAVLLSNFSTFMPRLQIASAGRYGAFLFAAYALVLSIAEVVTLRAVR; encoded by the coding sequence GTGAAAGTGCACGATATCGCTTCTCTACTCTTTGCAGGCTTGGCCATTTGGGTCATCGGGACGATCTACTATGGGCTTCGCGGGCCTGCTGTGCTGGAGACGACGAGCCTGCGTTACTGGGCTAACTTTATTCTGTCTCCTGTGCTGAGCGCCGTGATCTGCATTGCGATTCTTCGGCTGCTTGGACTTCCCTCCTCCGCCTGGGCGTCTGCGACTCTGCTTCTGGCGCTTCCGGGGATGTTCGGTGAGGCTGTGCTGCTCTCGAACTTCTCTACCTTCATGCCGAGGCTTCAGATCGCGTCTGCGGGACGGTATGGGGCTTTTCTGTTTGCTGCGTATGCGCTTGTTCTCAGCATCGCGGAGGTGGTTACGCTAAGAGCTGTGCGGTAG
- a CDS encoding TetR/AcrR family transcriptional regulator — protein MQQKDREDHEQLVEACLNAFIAAGTLDMSLDQLAGKVGISKRMLIHYFGGRDDLEERVMARLEERLRARFSASSLPPGISMQAVVMALWDQTTAPESRGVLLLIMDVTRRGWSGSDRAKAFYKEQQRLWVELLLKFLPNAAAAEELLQLFQGALLIFLVTGDREQGRRSLERLVSRNLPPQENKKLLKKKKKK, from the coding sequence ATGCAACAGAAAGATCGAGAAGACCACGAGCAGCTAGTCGAAGCGTGCCTCAACGCCTTCATCGCCGCTGGCACGCTGGACATGAGCCTCGACCAGTTGGCAGGCAAAGTAGGCATCAGCAAGCGCATGCTGATCCACTACTTCGGCGGTCGTGACGATCTGGAAGAGCGCGTCATGGCAAGGCTCGAAGAGAGGTTGCGAGCGAGATTCTCCGCCTCATCTCTGCCCCCAGGCATCTCCATGCAAGCCGTCGTCATGGCCCTATGGGACCAGACCACCGCTCCAGAATCCCGAGGCGTCCTCCTGCTCATCATGGACGTCACTCGACGCGGCTGGAGCGGTTCAGATCGCGCAAAAGCCTTCTACAAAGAGCAGCAGCGGCTATGGGTTGAGCTGCTCCTCAAGTTCTTACCCAATGCAGCCGCAGCCGAAGAACTGTTGCAGCTCTTCCAGGGAGCCTTGCTCATCTTCCTCGTCACAGGAGATCGCGAACAGGGCAGACGCTCCCTCGAGCGGCTAGTTTCGAGAAACTTACCGCCGCAGGAAAACAAGAAGCTCCTGAAAAAGAAGAAGAAAAAGTAG
- a CDS encoding phage portal protein, which yields MGVGTAVKTIWQRFAGAETIAAAADTRKTIALPSIMNPQRNGQPAIPKATPANLRLFAQTPIARRAINLVKDRIASMDWQIKVRRGFTNVTGEDATARMNILRRCLEEPNASDSFRVLWEQVLEDILVGGFGAVEMELSGDPLKPFHLWPVDGATIQIDPRWNGDPATPRYAQLQGTPGSSKQIPLLDDELVYIRLNPRTHTPFGLGRVEVAFETITQFLGANRYAGRLASNSVVQYALWLNEATPEQHDRLIRWWQDEIEGTGRVPILSCEQKPEVLRFAGGTDADLRLQWQEFLITMIANAFDLPPMLLGLAGNVNRSTASELADEAFQSAIAPVAKLLAGHITRDLFSKKLNWPEFEFCFNDLESRDDMETVQIQTELLKAGVLTIAEVRKQRGLEALPSAQDREVAAPIEAPATEEIPQ from the coding sequence ATGGGAGTCGGAACCGCAGTAAAAACGATCTGGCAGCGATTCGCAGGAGCGGAAACCATCGCAGCAGCAGCCGACACGCGCAAGACCATCGCGCTGCCCTCCATCATGAACCCCCAACGTAACGGCCAGCCCGCGATCCCCAAGGCGACCCCCGCAAACCTCCGCCTCTTCGCCCAGACCCCCATCGCCCGCCGCGCCATCAACCTCGTCAAAGATCGCATCGCCAGCATGGACTGGCAGATCAAGGTCCGCCGCGGCTTCACCAACGTCACCGGCGAAGACGCCACCGCACGCATGAACATCCTCCGCCGCTGCCTCGAAGAGCCCAACGCCTCCGACAGCTTCCGCGTCCTCTGGGAGCAGGTCCTCGAAGACATCCTCGTCGGCGGCTTCGGCGCCGTCGAGATGGAGCTCTCCGGCGACCCGCTCAAGCCCTTCCACCTCTGGCCCGTCGACGGCGCCACCATCCAAATCGACCCGCGCTGGAACGGCGACCCCGCAACCCCGCGCTACGCCCAGCTTCAGGGCACGCCCGGCAGCAGCAAGCAGATCCCGCTCCTCGACGACGAGCTCGTGTACATCCGCCTCAACCCGCGCACCCATACTCCCTTCGGCCTCGGCCGCGTCGAGGTCGCCTTCGAGACCATCACCCAGTTCCTCGGCGCCAACCGCTACGCCGGACGCCTCGCCTCCAACTCCGTCGTGCAGTACGCTCTCTGGCTCAACGAGGCCACGCCCGAGCAGCACGACCGCCTCATCCGCTGGTGGCAGGACGAGATCGAGGGCACCGGCCGCGTTCCCATCCTCTCCTGCGAGCAGAAGCCCGAGGTCCTTCGCTTCGCCGGCGGCACCGACGCCGACCTCCGCCTCCAGTGGCAGGAGTTCCTCATCACCATGATCGCCAACGCCTTCGACCTGCCGCCCATGCTCCTCGGCCTCGCCGGCAACGTCAACCGCTCCACCGCCAGCGAGCTCGCCGACGAAGCCTTCCAGAGCGCCATCGCGCCCGTCGCCAAGCTCCTCGCCGGACACATCACCCGCGACCTCTTCAGCAAGAAGCTCAACTGGCCCGAGTTCGAATTTTGCTTCAACGACCTCGAAAGCCGCGACGACATGGAGACCGTCCAGATCCAGACCGAGCTCCTCAAGGCCGGTGTCCTCACCATCGCCGAAGTCCGCAAGCAGCGCGGCCTAGAAGCCCTGCCCAGCGCCCAGGACCGCGAGGTCGCCGCACCCATCGAAGCCCCCGCAACCGAGGAGATCCCCCAGTGA
- a CDS encoding M56 family metallopeptidase: MNGLESWVLGYLVNALWQAPLVFAAAWVAARLVRRGGARMEHRVWVSALVLEAVLPACSLRVGELLRKAWALVGSHGAGGGGSVRVDVVGGAASGVSVLRLPAAVLAGIAVAYVGCVLYFAARMGWGLWKTGVMRRRAERVMLVGDAAVRWERLERVMGVSSATMAVSAMTAGPVTVGVRRGVMLVPLGFLEGVAEGDWDAVVAHEFAHMRRWDFVKNAVYGVVSLPVVFHPAMWLTRARVAATREMVCDAMAAEAVAGRERYARSLLRLASLLVEGTPVRTLHAIGIFDANMFERRVMNLTEKRVEMHGARRLVMAAACVGLGVVTCGSAMALRMEVAAPVPMTAAAPAGGASAKKVPGEVMAGQNISKKTPEYPEEGKKDGISGAVVLDAVIGKDGTVQNLRVKKSLRSDFDTSAINAVREWTYKPYLLNGNPTEVETTITVHYSLAN; the protein is encoded by the coding sequence ATGAACGGACTCGAGAGCTGGGTGTTGGGGTATCTGGTGAATGCGTTGTGGCAGGCGCCGTTGGTGTTTGCGGCGGCGTGGGTTGCGGCTCGGCTGGTGCGGCGAGGTGGGGCGCGGATGGAGCATCGGGTGTGGGTGAGTGCGCTCGTGCTGGAGGCGGTGCTGCCGGCTTGCTCGTTGCGGGTGGGTGAGTTGCTGCGGAAGGCCTGGGCGCTGGTGGGTTCGCATGGTGCTGGTGGGGGTGGCTCGGTGCGGGTGGATGTGGTGGGTGGTGCGGCTTCGGGGGTGAGTGTGTTGCGGCTGCCTGCGGCGGTGCTGGCTGGGATTGCTGTCGCGTATGTGGGGTGCGTGTTGTATTTTGCGGCTCGGATGGGTTGGGGTTTGTGGAAGACGGGCGTGATGCGGCGGCGGGCGGAGCGGGTGATGTTGGTGGGGGATGCGGCGGTTCGTTGGGAGCGGCTTGAGCGGGTGATGGGTGTGAGTTCGGCGACGATGGCGGTGTCTGCGATGACGGCGGGGCCGGTGACGGTGGGGGTTCGGCGTGGGGTGATGCTGGTGCCTCTGGGGTTTCTTGAGGGTGTGGCGGAGGGTGATTGGGATGCGGTGGTGGCGCATGAGTTTGCGCATATGCGGCGGTGGGATTTTGTGAAGAACGCGGTGTATGGGGTGGTGTCGCTGCCGGTGGTGTTTCATCCGGCGATGTGGCTGACGCGGGCGCGGGTGGCGGCTACGCGGGAGATGGTGTGTGATGCGATGGCGGCGGAGGCTGTCGCGGGAAGGGAGAGGTATGCACGGTCGCTGCTGCGGCTGGCGTCGCTGCTTGTGGAGGGGACGCCGGTCAGGACACTTCATGCCATCGGGATATTCGATGCCAACATGTTTGAGAGGAGAGTTATGAACCTGACAGAGAAGCGTGTGGAGATGCATGGTGCGCGGCGGCTGGTGATGGCGGCGGCGTGTGTGGGGTTGGGTGTGGTGACGTGCGGGTCGGCTATGGCGTTGCGGATGGAGGTTGCGGCTCCTGTGCCGATGACGGCTGCGGCTCCGGCTGGCGGTGCTTCGGCGAAGAAGGTGCCGGGCGAGGTGATGGCGGGGCAGAACATTTCCAAGAAGACTCCGGAATATCCGGAGGAGGGGAAGAAGGACGGGATCAGCGGGGCTGTGGTTCTTGATGCGGTGATTGGGAAGGATGGGACGGTACAGAATCTTCGCGTAAAGAAGAGTCTGCGGTCGGACTTTGACACGAGTGCGATCAATGCGGTGCGGGAATGGACTTACAAGCCGTATCTGCTGAATGGGAATCCGACAGAAGTGGAGACTACGATTACGGTGCACTATTCGCTCGCGAATTAG
- a CDS encoding BlaI/MecI/CopY family transcriptional regulator, whose amino-acid sequence MGEREKETLTKLELQIMQVIWRQGTSSVSAVQEGLEQRLAYTTVQTMLNILERKGKLKRRLRGRAYEYSATVTEAKALSHAVRDLVDRMFGGSNEELVMSLIKSKQLDAKQIARLTKKLDEEGGEG is encoded by the coding sequence GTGGGAGAGCGGGAGAAAGAGACGTTGACGAAGCTGGAGTTGCAGATCATGCAGGTGATCTGGCGGCAGGGGACGAGTAGCGTGAGTGCGGTGCAGGAGGGGTTGGAGCAGCGGCTGGCGTATACGACGGTGCAGACGATGCTGAACATCCTGGAGCGGAAGGGGAAGCTGAAACGGCGGCTTCGGGGGCGGGCTTATGAGTACAGCGCGACGGTGACGGAGGCGAAGGCGCTGAGTCATGCGGTCCGGGATTTGGTGGACCGGATGTTCGGCGGGTCGAACGAAGAGCTGGTGATGAGTTTGATCAAGAGCAAGCAGTTGGATGCGAAGCAGATTGCCCGGTTGACGAAGAAGCTGGATGAGGAAGGGGGCGAGGGATGA
- a CDS encoding DUF2461 domain-containing protein, with translation MPAHFTPEAFKFLRGLKRNNDRTWFNDRKHIYETQLKAPMLALITEINEHLLDFAPHHIRPAQKIMMRIYRDIRFSTDKRPYKLNVAAWWAREGLEKTSGGGYYLDLNNETITIAAGVYMPERDQLLAIRRHLLDHHEDFRRIVSNKKFKAAFNEFDGRKLTRAPKGFPTEHPALDLILHRQWGVSTHLPTGRALLPTLAKDIATHFRLAAPLVDLLNTPLTPKPRKPLF, from the coding sequence ATGCCCGCCCACTTCACCCCCGAAGCCTTCAAGTTCCTCCGCGGCCTCAAGCGCAACAACGACCGCACCTGGTTCAACGACCGCAAACACATCTACGAGACCCAGCTCAAAGCTCCCATGCTCGCCCTCATCACCGAAATCAACGAGCACCTCCTCGACTTCGCCCCTCACCACATCCGCCCCGCACAAAAAATCATGATGCGCATCTACCGCGACATCCGCTTCTCCACCGACAAGCGCCCCTACAAGCTCAACGTCGCCGCCTGGTGGGCCCGCGAAGGACTCGAAAAGACCTCCGGCGGAGGCTATTACCTCGACCTCAACAACGAGACCATCACCATCGCCGCCGGCGTCTACATGCCCGAGCGCGACCAGCTCCTCGCCATCCGCCGCCACCTCCTCGACCACCACGAAGACTTCCGCCGCATCGTCAGCAACAAAAAATTCAAAGCCGCCTTCAACGAGTTCGACGGCCGCAAACTCACCCGCGCCCCCAAAGGCTTCCCCACCGAACACCCCGCCCTCGACCTCATCCTCCACCGTCAATGGGGCGTCTCCACCCACCTCCCCACCGGCCGCGCCCTCCTCCCCACCCTCGCCAAAGACATCGCCACCCACTTCCGCCTCGCCGCCCCGCTCGTCGACCTGCTCAACACCCCGCTAACCCCCAAACCGCGCAAACCCCTCTTCTAA
- a CDS encoding SGNH/GDSL hydrolase family protein, translating into MRRTVIRLPEPAGERNGSVGEPSGQPLRLLFVGDSSAAGVGVEEQRFALAPQVASKLAALRGSAVRWQLIAKTGATTASAMELLDRTPAQQSDVLVFSLGTNDVTRQRSPENFLRDYRRLVHRLQKETGAKSVVISGLPPLHILPAAPQPLRWYLGQYARRLDRDLRRWVASSPTFGFVCLQWAAAPEHMAIDRYHPGAGQYLSWAQRIAECVHTQTCEQV; encoded by the coding sequence ATGAGGAGGACGGTGATACGCCTGCCCGAGCCGGCTGGAGAACGGAATGGGAGCGTAGGAGAACCGTCCGGCCAGCCATTGCGCCTACTGTTTGTGGGGGACTCATCTGCAGCCGGGGTTGGCGTTGAAGAACAACGATTTGCGCTCGCCCCGCAGGTGGCTTCAAAGCTGGCTGCGCTTCGAGGCAGCGCTGTCCGCTGGCAGCTCATTGCAAAGACAGGAGCGACGACTGCAAGCGCAATGGAGCTGCTTGATAGAACCCCAGCCCAGCAATCAGATGTGCTCGTCTTCAGTCTAGGAACCAACGATGTCACAAGGCAACGCTCACCAGAAAATTTTCTTCGAGACTACAGACGCTTAGTGCATCGCCTTCAGAAGGAGACTGGCGCAAAGTCCGTAGTGATCAGCGGTCTTCCGCCACTCCATATCCTTCCGGCAGCTCCCCAGCCTCTGCGTTGGTACCTCGGCCAGTACGCCCGAAGGCTCGATCGAGACCTGCGTCGATGGGTAGCCTCATCGCCCACCTTTGGTTTCGTCTGTTTACAGTGGGCAGCAGCCCCTGAGCACATGGCAATTGACCGTTACCACCCCGGTGCAGGCCAGTATCTCTCCTGGGCACAGCGGATCGCTGAGTGTGTCCATACACAGACATGCGAGCAAGTGTGA
- a CDS encoding HU family DNA-binding protein has protein sequence MAKGMTKTALVRALAEKLELTNKQTSTFLELLAETAVKETKKNGEFTIPGIGKLVKAERKARLGRNPQTGETIKIKAKTVVKFRVAKVAKDTIAPPKK, from the coding sequence ATGGCAAAGGGTATGACAAAGACAGCACTGGTCCGCGCACTGGCCGAGAAGCTCGAGCTCACAAACAAGCAGACCTCCACCTTCCTCGAACTGCTCGCCGAGACCGCCGTCAAGGAGACCAAGAAGAACGGTGAGTTCACCATCCCCGGCATCGGCAAGCTCGTCAAGGCAGAGCGCAAGGCGCGCCTCGGCCGCAACCCCCAGACCGGCGAGACCATCAAGATCAAGGCAAAGACCGTCGTCAAGTTCCGCGTCGCCAAGGTCGCCAAGGACACCATCGCTCCGCCCAAGAAGTAA
- a CDS encoding VOC family protein, which translates to MKIFTYLNFGGNCKEAFEFYEKHLGGKITFMMTHDQNPDVKDVPPEIKGKILHANMQIGETQLMASDVPDKFEPMRSAYLSLMVDSTAEAERIYVLLAEGGQIFMPMAETFFAFRFGMLRDRFGTSWMVLHSRPTP; encoded by the coding sequence ATGAAGATTTTTACGTATCTGAATTTTGGCGGTAACTGTAAAGAGGCGTTTGAGTTTTACGAGAAGCATCTTGGCGGGAAGATTACGTTCATGATGACCCACGACCAAAACCCGGATGTGAAGGACGTGCCGCCAGAGATCAAGGGCAAGATTCTGCATGCCAATATGCAGATCGGTGAGACGCAGCTTATGGCGTCGGATGTCCCGGATAAGTTCGAGCCGATGCGCAGCGCGTATCTTTCGTTGATGGTGGATTCGACGGCGGAGGCGGAGCGGATCTATGTGCTGCTGGCGGAGGGTGGGCAGATCTTTATGCCGATGGCGGAGACGTTCTTTGCGTTTCGGTTTGGGATGCTGCGGGATCGGTTCGGCACGTCGTGGATGGTGCTGCATTCGCGTCCTACGCCGTAG
- a CDS encoding DUF899 domain-containing protein has protein sequence MGQLEQVEQVDGHSIVSQEEWLVARKALLLKEKEATHLRDAIREARLALPWVKVEKEYVFETPEGKKTLAELFDGRSQLVIYHFMLGPGWAAGCPGCSFMSDHLDGTLPHLNNHDVTMMVISRAPLVEIETYKKRMGWRFPWVSAFGSAFNYDYDVSVTKEQVVRGEATYNFETMPADVSDTEMHGLSSFYKNEAGGVFHTYSSYARGHEDLLGTMMILDRAPKGRNEKGTMDFVKRHDEYADAPKQHACCSK, from the coding sequence ATGGGTCAGCTCGAGCAGGTGGAACAGGTGGATGGTCATTCGATCGTATCGCAGGAGGAGTGGCTGGTGGCGCGGAAGGCGCTGCTGCTGAAGGAAAAAGAGGCGACGCATCTGCGGGATGCGATTCGTGAGGCACGGCTGGCGCTGCCTTGGGTAAAGGTCGAGAAGGAGTATGTCTTCGAGACGCCGGAGGGAAAGAAGACGCTGGCGGAGCTGTTCGATGGGCGCAGCCAGCTTGTGATCTATCACTTTATGTTGGGGCCGGGTTGGGCGGCGGGATGTCCGGGGTGCTCGTTTATGTCGGACCACCTGGATGGGACGCTGCCGCACCTGAACAACCACGATGTGACGATGATGGTGATATCGCGTGCTCCGCTGGTGGAGATTGAAACGTATAAGAAGCGGATGGGATGGCGGTTTCCGTGGGTATCGGCGTTCGGGAGCGCGTTCAACTATGACTATGATGTTTCGGTTACGAAGGAGCAGGTAGTGCGAGGCGAGGCGACGTATAACTTCGAGACGATGCCGGCAGATGTTTCGGATACGGAGATGCATGGGTTGAGTTCGTTCTACAAGAATGAGGCGGGCGGGGTGTTCCATACGTATTCGAGCTATGCGCGGGGGCATGAGGATCTGCTGGGGACGATGATGATTCTGGATCGGGCACCGAAGGGGAGGAATGAAAAGGGGACGATGGATTTTGTGAAGCGTCATGACGAGTATGCGGATGCGCCGAAGCAACATGCGTGTTGCAGCAAGTAA
- a CDS encoding MarR family winged helix-turn-helix transcriptional regulator — MSSSTASVPYETTLLVRDCCLCLHVQRAARALARRFDEALRPLDLTNGQFSLLMSLNRPKPPGISSVASLLAMDRTTLTAALKPLERRGLVRITPDPSDRRSRLMTLTPKGKRLLAAAVPIWQSTHQAVEALLPDHQPNRLRANLRALA; from the coding sequence ATGTCAAGCAGCACAGCAAGCGTTCCGTACGAAACCACCCTCCTCGTCCGCGACTGCTGCCTCTGCCTCCACGTCCAGCGAGCAGCCCGCGCGCTCGCCCGCCGCTTCGACGAAGCCCTCCGCCCCCTCGACCTCACCAACGGACAGTTCTCCCTGCTCATGTCCCTCAACCGCCCCAAACCACCCGGCATCAGCTCCGTCGCCTCGCTCCTCGCCATGGACCGCACCACCCTCACCGCCGCCCTCAAGCCACTCGAGCGCCGCGGCCTCGTCCGCATCACGCCCGACCCATCCGACCGCCGCAGCCGCCTCATGACCCTCACCCCAAAAGGGAAGCGCCTCCTCGCAGCCGCCGTCCCCATCTGGCAAAGCACCCACCAGGCCGTCGAAGCCCTCCTCCCCGACCACCAACCCAACCGCCTGCGCGCCAACCTCCGCGCCCTCGCCTAA